Proteins encoded within one genomic window of Acidobacteriota bacterium:
- a CDS encoding S41 family peptidase, which produces MAASLALAAGFHQRGAYRYLSVFQEVWSLTVANYVEPVDQARLLDGAYRGMLASLDSASGYLSPGDEQRIAAPPGKARAGLQVLQSGGIPVVVRVDPGSPAEAAGLSRGDQIWRIDGRPTRTLPWSLLTRLLSGDEGQTLELEILDGSTFKLQEVSLALSASTAPPAVELERLDGGVIHLRLHDLDRVDPVRDGGLLARTLEAHPGAPLLVDLRGVVAVDPALVQRFGGWLLPAGASLKLVGRSGADQRIVAGAAPVVDLPEALFVLTDSSTAGVGEALAALLVETRRARSCGRKTYGLAGVPELIRLQAGGSVLLTTQEMRTPGGTAWSGEGIEPERVLPLPVGEDEAGADPLLDAARRWILSGVEAETAEAA; this is translated from the coding sequence GTGGCGGCATCCCTGGCGCTGGCCGCGGGCTTCCATCAGCGCGGCGCCTACCGCTATCTCAGCGTCTTCCAGGAGGTCTGGTCCCTGACGGTGGCCAACTATGTCGAACCGGTCGACCAGGCACGACTCCTCGACGGCGCCTACCGGGGGATGCTCGCTTCTCTCGACAGCGCCAGCGGCTACCTCTCCCCGGGGGACGAGCAGCGGATCGCCGCCCCCCCCGGCAAGGCCCGCGCGGGCCTGCAGGTTCTCCAGTCCGGCGGGATCCCCGTGGTGGTGCGTGTGGATCCCGGCTCGCCGGCCGAGGCGGCGGGGCTCTCCCGGGGCGACCAGATCTGGCGCATCGACGGGCGGCCCACGCGCACGCTGCCCTGGTCCCTGCTGACCCGCCTGCTGTCCGGGGACGAAGGTCAGACCCTCGAGCTGGAGATCCTCGACGGGTCCACCTTCAAGCTGCAAGAGGTCAGCCTGGCGCTGAGCGCCTCCACCGCCCCACCGGCGGTCGAGTTGGAAAGGCTCGACGGCGGGGTGATTCACTTGCGACTGCATGACCTCGACCGCGTCGATCCCGTCCGGGACGGGGGCCTGCTGGCCCGCACCCTCGAGGCTCATCCCGGCGCGCCGCTGCTCGTCGATCTGCGGGGCGTGGTGGCCGTGGATCCCGCCCTGGTGCAGCGCTTCGGAGGCTGGTTGCTGCCGGCCGGCGCGAGCCTGAAGCTCGTCGGGCGGAGCGGGGCCGACCAGCGCATCGTCGCCGGCGCCGCACCGGTGGTGGACCTGCCCGAGGCGCTCTTCGTGCTCACCGATTCCAGCACCGCCGGGGTGGGGGAGGCGCTGGCCGCGCTGCTGGTGGAAACGCGCCGCGCCAGGAGCTGCGGCAGGAAGACCTACGGCCTGGCGGGCGTTCCCGAGTTGATCCGGCTCCAGGCGGGCGGCAGCGTGCTGCTGACCACCCAGGAGATGCGCACGCCCGGCGGGACGGCCTGGAGCGGTGAGGGGATCGAGCCCGAGCGGGTGCTGCCCCTTCCCGTGGGAGAGGACGAAGCTGGGGCCGACCCGCTGCTCGACGCCGCCCGCCGGTGGATCCTCTCGGGAGTCGAGGCGGAGACCGCCGAGGCCGCCTGA
- a CDS encoding universal stress protein yields MREWKTILFPTDFSDHSRRGLQVACDLARRHRARLVLLHVVVDAPPALLPDVAGFRYDEMVEALRARAAESLPALLGEDEGRDVDLRCRTEFGIPHAEIVRVAADEGVDLIVMPTHGRTGAMHLLIGSVTEKVVRHAHCPVLVLK; encoded by the coding sequence ATGCGCGAGTGGAAGACCATCCTCTTCCCGACGGATTTCTCCGATCACTCTCGACGGGGCCTGCAGGTGGCCTGCGACCTGGCGCGCCGGCACCGGGCGCGCCTGGTTCTGCTCCACGTGGTGGTGGATGCGCCGCCCGCGCTCCTGCCCGACGTGGCGGGCTTTCGCTACGACGAGATGGTCGAGGCGTTGCGGGCGCGGGCGGCGGAGAGTCTGCCGGCGTTGCTGGGGGAGGACGAAGGTCGGGATGTCGACCTGCGCTGCCGCACGGAGTTCGGCATTCCCCACGCCGAGATCGTCCGGGTGGCCGCCGATGAGGGGGTCGACCTGATCGTCATGCCGACCCACGGCCGCACCGGCGCGATGCACCTGCTGATCGGCTCGGTCACCGAGAAGGTCGTGCGTCACGCGCACTGTCCCGTTCTGGTGCTCAAGTAG
- a CDS encoding CBS domain-containing protein — protein MRRPVKDFMTTEVVTVRRDADVHELEKLFIEHRVHGLPVVDENDRLVGVVSQTDLVSWHYQLGIDGAGFYDLPQLQPPREVEDEENPTLEQEEREERERETLPLSDIRTARVEEVMTPLVHAIREENSAIEAAARMLRHGIHRLVVVNGELRVLGIVSAMDLLRLIPGVESTARTVVS, from the coding sequence ATGAGACGGCCCGTCAAGGATTTCATGACTACCGAGGTCGTGACCGTTCGCCGGGATGCGGACGTGCATGAACTGGAGAAACTCTTTATCGAACACCGCGTCCATGGGCTTCCCGTCGTCGACGAGAACGACCGCCTGGTTGGTGTCGTCAGTCAGACCGACCTGGTGAGCTGGCATTACCAGCTCGGGATCGACGGGGCCGGTTTCTACGACCTGCCGCAGCTTCAGCCGCCGAGAGAAGTCGAAGACGAGGAGAACCCCACGCTCGAGCAGGAAGAGCGCGAAGAGCGGGAGAGGGAGACCCTGCCCCTGTCCGACATCAGGACCGCCAGGGTGGAGGAAGTAATGACGCCCCTGGTGCACGCCATTCGCGAAGAAAACTCCGCCATCGAGGCTGCGGCGCGGATGCTGCGGCACGGCATCCACCGGCTGGTGGTGGTCAACGGCGAGCTGCGCGTGTTGGGCATCGTCAGTGCCATGGACCTGCTGCGGCTGATTCCCGGGGTCGAGTCCACCGCCCGGACCGTGGTGAGCTGA
- a CDS encoding glycosyltransferase, translating into MSPRPPELTLCMIVRDEERFLPACLASATPLVDEIVVVDTGSSDRSVEVARAAGARVIEEPWRDDFSRARNASLEAARGRWVLVLDADERLEPCTRARLDEAIAACGSVEALTVEIRSDLAGGASQSTHILRLFSRRPEHRYEGRIHEQIAASIARRCGLPAISPRRSPLVARHLGYRPDLLAARNKKQRNETLLRAQVRDAPDDPAGWYLLGRELMTAAGGDLLACPANREALAALARARRLAGDAELAHHLDRDLRAARLHLLAGDAAAARSLLDALPREARATLPALAARGEWELEAGSKARGLELFQRCLEASPEAGPLGDVDPRWAGSWAHERIGRAHLRAGRVAAAAEAAARARRTGPTEAGPALLEARIAHREGDSRGALATLVQAARQAPHDPRPHLAMAEILFALHMSDPARTAARTALKIAPGWESPRALLERHGGG; encoded by the coding sequence GTGAGTCCCCGGCCACCGGAACTGACGCTGTGCATGATCGTTCGCGACGAGGAGCGCTTCCTTCCCGCTTGCCTGGCCTCGGCCACGCCCCTGGTGGACGAGATCGTCGTGGTCGATACGGGCTCCAGCGACCGCAGCGTCGAGGTGGCCCGGGCCGCCGGGGCCCGGGTGATCGAAGAGCCCTGGCGCGACGACTTCTCCCGGGCCCGCAACGCCAGCCTCGAAGCCGCCCGGGGACGCTGGGTACTGGTGCTCGACGCGGACGAACGGCTCGAGCCCTGCACCCGCGCCCGCCTCGACGAGGCGATCGCCGCCTGCGGCTCCGTCGAGGCCCTGACGGTGGAGATCCGTTCCGACCTGGCGGGAGGGGCCAGCCAGTCGACCCACATCCTGCGCCTGTTCAGCCGGCGCCCCGAGCACCGCTACGAAGGCCGGATCCACGAACAGATCGCCGCCTCCATCGCCCGCCGCTGCGGCCTGCCCGCCATCAGCCCCCGGCGGTCGCCCCTGGTCGCCCGACACCTGGGCTACCGCCCCGATCTGCTCGCCGCCCGCAACAAGAAGCAGCGCAACGAGACCCTGCTCAGGGCCCAGGTGCGGGATGCGCCGGACGACCCCGCCGGATGGTACCTCCTGGGCCGCGAGCTGATGACGGCCGCTGGTGGCGATCTGCTGGCGTGCCCCGCCAATCGCGAGGCCCTCGCGGCCCTCGCGCGCGCCCGCCGCCTGGCCGGTGACGCCGAGCTGGCCCACCACCTGGACCGGGACCTGCGCGCCGCACGCCTCCACCTGCTGGCCGGCGACGCCGCCGCCGCCCGGAGCCTGCTCGACGCGCTGCCCCGGGAGGCCCGGGCGACCCTGCCGGCCCTGGCGGCGCGCGGCGAGTGGGAACTGGAGGCCGGCTCGAAGGCCCGCGGGCTGGAACTTTTCCAGCGCTGCCTGGAGGCGAGTCCGGAAGCCGGCCCCCTGGGCGACGTGGATCCGCGCTGGGCCGGAAGCTGGGCCCACGAACGGATCGGGCGCGCCCACCTGCGTGCCGGCCGGGTCGCCGCCGCCGCCGAAGCCGCCGCCCGGGCCCGGCGGACCGGCCCCACCGAAGCCGGCCCCGCTCTGCTCGAGGCCCGCATCGCGCACCGGGAAGGCGACTCCCGCGGGGCCCTGGCGACCCTCGTCCAGGCGGCGCGCCAGGCGCCCCACGACCCCCGGCCCCACCTGGCGATGGCCGAGATTCTCTTCGCCCTGCACATGAGCGACCCGGCGCGCACCGCGGCCCGAACGGCGCTGAAGATCGCCCCGGGCTGGGAGAGCCCCCGGGCCCTGCTCGAGCGCCATGGAGGCGGATGA
- the greA gene encoding transcription elongation factor GreA — protein sequence MPLKRITSRVEQELRELERELRVELPREIERATALGDLRENAEYHAALERQRYLQARVGQLQQRLSQLSTIRISSIPTDRAAFGSILKVEDLDTGEEKTFELVIGDDGDPATGKISISSPIGRSLVGRVPGDEVTVRTPGGERVFEILELTTLHQRDIDDD from the coding sequence GTGCCGCTCAAACGCATCACGTCAAGAGTTGAACAGGAACTGCGGGAACTCGAGCGGGAGCTGCGGGTGGAACTGCCCCGGGAGATCGAGCGGGCCACGGCCCTCGGTGACCTGCGGGAGAACGCCGAATACCACGCCGCCCTCGAGCGTCAGCGCTACCTCCAGGCGCGGGTGGGGCAGCTCCAGCAGCGTCTCTCCCAACTCTCCACCATTCGGATCTCCTCGATTCCCACCGACCGGGCGGCTTTCGGCTCGATTCTCAAGGTGGAAGATCTGGACACCGGCGAGGAGAAGACCTTCGAGCTGGTCATCGGGGACGACGGAGATCCGGCCACGGGGAAGATCTCCATCTCGTCGCCCATCGGCCGCTCCCTGGTGGGTCGGGTGCCGGGTGACGAGGTGACGGTGCGCACCCCGGGAGGCGAGCGGGTCTTCGAGATCCTCGAGCTGACCACCCTGCATCAGCGGGACATCGACGACGACTAG
- a CDS encoding TlpA disulfide reductase family protein: MNEQSVARVVRGRPGAVVMVALLLALAGCGGGGAESHCRPTFVTAGEKAPEVTLVGLDGKPQPLHALIEGKVALVDLWATWCAPCVAAMPHLQELYEKYRDRGFVVVGVMSDSNATTLGADGFKDKGVSYPMLLDDGSEAMACAWGPVMGYPLVILVDPEGTVIETWSGTVGTERIAEKIESVLAAAGDPTGAETATPEGEAESAAPVSSR; encoded by the coding sequence ATGAACGAGCAGAGTGTCGCAAGGGTCGTCCGGGGGCGGCCGGGAGCGGTGGTGATGGTCGCGCTGTTGCTGGCGCTGGCGGGTTGCGGCGGGGGAGGGGCCGAATCGCACTGTCGGCCGACCTTCGTGACGGCCGGCGAGAAGGCGCCCGAGGTGACCCTGGTGGGCCTGGACGGCAAGCCGCAACCCCTCCATGCGCTGATCGAGGGCAAGGTGGCTCTCGTCGATCTCTGGGCCACCTGGTGCGCGCCCTGCGTGGCGGCGATGCCCCACTTGCAGGAACTCTACGAGAAGTACAGGGACAGGGGCTTCGTGGTGGTCGGTGTGATGTCCGACAGCAACGCCACCACCCTCGGCGCCGACGGCTTCAAGGACAAGGGCGTCAGCTACCCGATGCTGCTGGATGACGGCAGCGAGGCCATGGCCTGCGCCTGGGGGCCGGTGATGGGCTACCCGCTGGTCATTCTGGTCGATCCCGAGGGTACGGTGATCGAGACCTGGTCGGGCACCGTCGGCACCGAGCGGATCGCGGAGAAGATCGAGAGCGTTCTGGCCGCCGCCGGCGATCCGACCGGGGCGGAGACCGCCACGCCGGAGGGCGAGGCCGAGTCCGCCGCTCCCGTATCCAGCCGATGA
- the lepB gene encoding signal peptidase I: MDDTHVAAASGGTAPAALAGPCPRPKSVVREYAETIVICVLLVMFLQGFVVMRSKVPTGSMLNTLLIGDYILINRNLYGSPGQEPARWLGQRKIRRGDVIVFQSKEDPEIDLVKRVIGLPGETIELRRGRIFIDGRLLDEPYVLPEHNLALPSMAPRLIPHDSYFMMGDNRDNSRDSRYWGAVPRSLVKGRAFLIWWSYEEQRNDHLNTGFKRLVSIARKIPHLVSKTRWSRLFSRIE; the protein is encoded by the coding sequence ATGGACGACACCCACGTTGCCGCGGCCTCCGGCGGCACCGCTCCCGCAGCCCTGGCCGGGCCCTGCCCCCGACCCAAGAGCGTGGTCCGCGAGTACGCGGAAACCATCGTCATCTGCGTACTGCTGGTGATGTTCCTCCAGGGCTTCGTGGTCATGCGCTCGAAGGTTCCCACGGGGTCGATGCTCAACACGCTCCTGATCGGCGACTACATCCTGATCAACCGCAACCTCTACGGCAGCCCGGGCCAGGAGCCGGCCCGGTGGCTCGGCCAGCGCAAGATCCGCCGGGGGGACGTGATCGTCTTCCAGAGCAAGGAAGATCCGGAGATCGACCTGGTCAAGCGGGTCATCGGTCTGCCGGGCGAGACCATCGAACTGCGCCGGGGGCGGATCTTCATCGACGGCCGGCTTCTCGACGAGCCCTACGTGCTCCCCGAGCACAACCTGGCCTTGCCCTCCATGGCGCCGCGGCTGATTCCCCACGACTCCTATTTCATGATGGGCGACAACCGGGACAACTCGCGGGACTCCCGCTACTGGGGGGCGGTGCCCCGCTCCCTGGTCAAGGGACGCGCCTTCCTGATCTGGTGGTCCTACGAAGAACAGCGCAACGACCACCTCAACACCGGCTTCAAGCGCCTGGTGTCCATCGCCCGCAAGATTCCCCACCTGGTCTCCAAGACCCGTTGGTCGCGGCTGTTTTCCCGCATCGAGTAA
- the nadB gene encoding L-aspartate oxidase: MEARFDILVIGAGVAGLRAALAAARAGARVGVATKDRPEDSSTGKAKGGIAVVLSGEEQDLVLHEEDTFGAGAGLCDRTAVRVLVRDGGEEVRRLIDWGARFDREDNRYHLTREAAHSTARILHAGGDATGREIIRTLVGRVRAEEKIERLPGAMATAILVEDGRAVGARLRLLDGQPLDVLARAVLLATGGMGCCWAVTSNPPEATGDGLALALRAGCLAGDLEFVQFHPTSLALPGAPPFLLTEALRGEGGVIRNEEGERFLGRFDPRGELAPRDVVARGIAREILRQKGRPVLLDLGGLEEGFVERRFPGVLAACRSYGLDPLRTPIPVRPAAHYAMGGVVTDLWGRTTLPGLYAAGEVASTGVHGANRLASNSLLEGLVFGARAARAMLGDAGPPVPARAPVAPPSPRLYPGRRAQVQELAELSLGIVRSRAGLERVLEELESIVQNDRHAEEGDPRPSREVANMVLVLSALARSALWREESRGAHRREDFPAADEERFRVHSRVDLAGEVTSAPVDFQAE, translated from the coding sequence ATGGAGGCCAGGTTCGACATCCTCGTCATTGGTGCCGGCGTCGCCGGCCTGCGGGCGGCGCTCGCCGCGGCCCGGGCCGGGGCCCGGGTCGGCGTGGCCACCAAGGACCGACCCGAGGATTCGAGCACCGGGAAGGCCAAGGGCGGGATCGCCGTGGTCCTCAGCGGTGAGGAACAGGACCTGGTGCTCCACGAAGAGGACACCTTCGGCGCCGGCGCCGGGCTCTGTGATCGGACCGCCGTGAGGGTGCTGGTGCGCGACGGGGGCGAGGAGGTGCGCCGGTTGATCGACTGGGGGGCGCGTTTCGACCGGGAGGACAACCGCTATCACCTGACCCGCGAGGCGGCCCATTCCACGGCCCGTATTCTCCACGCCGGCGGGGACGCCACCGGGCGGGAGATCATCCGCACCCTGGTGGGTCGGGTGCGGGCCGAAGAGAAGATCGAACGGCTGCCCGGGGCGATGGCCACCGCGATCCTGGTGGAGGACGGGCGCGCCGTGGGAGCGCGCCTGCGCCTGCTCGACGGACAGCCCCTCGACGTGCTGGCGCGGGCGGTCCTGTTGGCGACCGGTGGGATGGGCTGCTGCTGGGCGGTGACCAGCAATCCCCCCGAGGCCACCGGCGACGGCCTGGCCCTGGCTCTGCGGGCGGGCTGCCTGGCGGGAGACCTGGAATTCGTCCAGTTCCACCCCACTTCCCTGGCCCTGCCCGGCGCGCCCCCTTTCCTGCTGACCGAGGCCCTGCGCGGGGAGGGAGGGGTGATCCGGAACGAAGAGGGCGAGCGCTTTCTCGGTCGCTTCGATCCGCGGGGAGAACTGGCACCGCGGGACGTGGTGGCCCGCGGCATCGCCCGGGAGATTCTCCGACAGAAGGGAAGGCCGGTCCTGCTCGATCTCGGGGGCCTCGAGGAAGGCTTCGTCGAGCGGCGCTTTCCGGGTGTGCTGGCGGCCTGCCGCAGCTACGGTCTCGACCCGTTGCGGACGCCGATCCCCGTGCGTCCGGCGGCGCATTACGCCATGGGCGGCGTGGTCACCGATCTGTGGGGGCGCACCACCCTTCCCGGCCTCTACGCCGCGGGGGAGGTGGCCTCCACCGGTGTGCACGGGGCCAACCGCCTGGCCAGCAACTCCCTGCTCGAGGGGCTGGTCTTCGGCGCCCGGGCGGCGCGGGCGATGCTCGGCGATGCCGGGCCGCCCGTGCCGGCACGGGCGCCCGTCGCTCCCCCTTCTCCCCGTCTCTATCCGGGGCGACGGGCCCAGGTCCAGGAATTGGCGGAGCTTTCCCTGGGTATCGTGCGCTCGCGGGCCGGGCTCGAGCGGGTGCTCGAAGAGCTGGAGTCCATCGTGCAGAACGATCGTCACGCCGAGGAGGGCGATCCGCGCCCCTCGCGGGAGGTGGCCAACATGGTTCTCGTGCTTTCGGCGCTGGCCCGCAGCGCCCTGTGGCGGGAAGAGAGCCGGGGGGCTCACCGGAGGGAAGACTTCCCGGCCGCCGACGAAGAGCGCTTTCGTGTCCACTCCCGCGTCGACCTGGCCGGTGAGGTGACCTCCGCGCCGGTGGACTTCCAGGCCGAGTGA
- a CDS encoding tetratricopeptide repeat protein, with protein MTFLLRLLAALAVLVPVGIARTDVLHLVGGGTLRVGQWWEEDGTLYYQTDAGVIGIPRRDVVRIEADASDTDPSLRADANPPPEPSAASSRRDPAPSAKAPAPKSREQLSTAIERLETELLRAGSTELSGRIERGLADLHVLRARTYSRSGDVDRAIADYEAALARVVQHRPARIELGWLLLRQGDVHGARRVVETGLAAYPSDSHLLELQAELLYRDNRLADALERYRQALAARGSDPRLARRIEKIQREADSERGYLRADSQHFVLRYDGERDERLGRLLLDVLEESLRELGDEVGSWPVEPITVILYTRQQFHETTRTGPEVAGLFDGKIRLPVGGVTTITAGLRRVARHELVHALVHHRGRGRVPRWLHEGLAQWLEPRALTTVRPALALAVERGRAVGIEPFAYPTALVFTAFLDQRYSRTRLLWLIDLLAEGRPENDAFLEAFGAPREELIEEWRRWLSDRS; from the coding sequence GTGACCTTTCTCCTGCGCCTCCTCGCCGCCCTGGCGGTGCTGGTCCCCGTCGGCATCGCCCGGACCGACGTCCTGCACCTGGTCGGGGGCGGAACCCTGCGGGTGGGCCAGTGGTGGGAGGAGGACGGCACTCTCTACTACCAGACCGACGCCGGCGTGATCGGCATTCCCCGGCGCGACGTGGTGCGCATCGAGGCCGATGCCTCCGACACCGATCCCAGCCTGCGGGCCGACGCAAACCCGCCGCCGGAACCCAGCGCCGCTTCTTCCCGCCGCGATCCCGCCCCTTCCGCAAAGGCTCCCGCCCCCAAGAGCCGTGAGCAGCTCAGCACGGCCATCGAACGGCTGGAGACCGAGCTGCTCCGGGCGGGCAGCACCGAACTCTCCGGGCGCATCGAAAGAGGCCTCGCCGATCTCCACGTGCTGCGCGCCCGGACTTACTCTCGCAGCGGCGACGTGGACCGCGCCATCGCGGACTACGAAGCCGCGCTCGCCCGGGTGGTTCAGCATCGGCCGGCCCGCATCGAACTGGGCTGGCTGCTGCTCCGGCAAGGCGATGTCCACGGAGCGCGGCGGGTGGTGGAAACGGGGCTGGCCGCCTACCCATCCGACAGCCACCTGCTCGAGCTGCAGGCGGAACTGCTCTATCGGGACAACCGGCTGGCCGACGCCCTCGAACGCTACCGGCAGGCGCTCGCCGCCCGCGGGAGCGATCCCCGCCTGGCCCGACGGATCGAAAAGATCCAGCGGGAAGCGGACTCCGAGCGCGGCTACCTGCGAGCGGACTCCCAGCACTTCGTGCTGCGCTACGACGGTGAGCGGGACGAACGCCTCGGACGCCTCTTGCTGGACGTGCTCGAGGAGAGCCTGCGCGAGTTGGGCGACGAGGTGGGGAGCTGGCCCGTCGAGCCGATCACCGTGATCCTCTACACCCGCCAGCAGTTTCACGAAACGACCCGCACCGGTCCCGAGGTGGCCGGCCTCTTCGACGGTAAGATCCGCCTGCCGGTGGGTGGCGTCACGACGATCACCGCCGGTCTGCGCCGGGTCGCCCGCCACGAGCTGGTCCACGCGCTGGTGCATCACCGGGGCCGCGGGCGGGTGCCGCGCTGGCTGCACGAGGGCCTGGCCCAATGGCTCGAGCCCCGCGCCCTGACGACGGTGCGTCCGGCCCTGGCGCTGGCCGTCGAGCGGGGGCGTGCCGTGGGCATCGAGCCCTTCGCGTATCCGACGGCCCTGGTCTTCACCGCCTTCCTCGACCAGCGCTACTCCCGCACGCGCCTGCTCTGGCTGATCGATCTACTGGCCGAAGGCCGCCCCGAGAACGATGCTTTCCTGGAAGCCTTCGGTGCACCCCGGGAGGAGTTGATCGAAGAATGGCGACGCTGGTTGAGCGACCGCAGCTGA
- a CDS encoding DnaJ domain-containing protein: MATLVERPQLKLRSEGELRRDSLPALLAALGVLRATGMLELTLQRLVRRFVIQQGELQLSISNAREDRLLEWLVADEQWQPEDPTLLEATVARAADHPLTGACLGASGLVPADAVPGLLKRHLRALLGECAGWKGARYRILPGKVDLGLEPVARWPALAAALDLDEKTATTTPLPAWLVARRIPPEGLEGLDAGGRRLFDRLAQPVSTAELEASERQWAARFLRLDLLVPGQAPEKPEAEDRALDREELERWLACARREDLAGLLGVEPSSPAEQVRRAYYRVVRRFHPDRFRQGPLASFHEQVETAFALVPQALAVLTDPEARRAWENRRARPAAADTGKMAADLDARARRAAAQGRRGDAVSLLEQALALDEDFALPRYHLALLLAGNPRRRKEALTMLETLHQANPTEPDYLAALALALLRASQPTRARKLLAEARTLAPDSPLVQALAGSAPARRKLERDPFLAPLLRGLSID, encoded by the coding sequence ATGGCGACGCTGGTTGAGCGACCGCAGCTGAAGCTCCGCTCCGAGGGTGAGTTGCGTCGGGACTCGTTGCCCGCGCTGCTGGCGGCCCTCGGCGTACTGCGGGCCACCGGCATGCTCGAGCTGACCCTCCAGCGGCTGGTCCGCCGCTTCGTCATCCAACAGGGCGAGTTGCAACTGTCGATCTCCAACGCCCGCGAGGACCGGCTGCTCGAGTGGCTGGTCGCCGACGAGCAGTGGCAGCCGGAAGATCCCACGCTCCTGGAGGCCACCGTCGCCCGGGCCGCCGACCATCCCCTGACCGGCGCCTGCCTCGGCGCCTCCGGGCTCGTCCCCGCAGACGCGGTCCCCGGCCTGCTCAAACGCCACCTCCGCGCCCTGCTCGGGGAGTGCGCCGGCTGGAAGGGCGCTCGCTACCGCATCCTGCCCGGCAAGGTCGACCTCGGACTCGAACCCGTGGCCCGGTGGCCCGCCCTGGCCGCCGCCCTCGACCTCGATGAGAAGACCGCGACCACCACGCCGCTGCCGGCCTGGCTCGTCGCCCGCCGGATCCCTCCCGAGGGACTCGAGGGACTCGACGCCGGGGGACGCCGGCTCTTCGATCGCCTGGCCCAACCCGTCTCCACCGCCGAACTCGAGGCTTCCGAGCGGCAATGGGCCGCGCGCTTCCTGCGCCTGGACCTGCTGGTCCCCGGCCAGGCCCCGGAAAAACCCGAAGCGGAAGACAGGGCCCTCGACCGAGAGGAGCTCGAGCGCTGGCTCGCCTGCGCCCGCCGGGAAGACCTGGCGGGCCTGCTCGGCGTCGAGCCCTCTTCCCCCGCGGAGCAGGTGCGCCGGGCCTACTACCGAGTCGTGCGACGGTTCCATCCCGATCGCTTCCGCCAGGGCCCGCTGGCTTCTTTCCACGAGCAGGTGGAAACCGCCTTCGCCCTGGTCCCTCAGGCCCTGGCCGTGCTCACCGACCCCGAAGCGCGCCGGGCCTGGGAAAACCGGCGCGCCCGTCCCGCCGCGGCGGACACCGGCAAGATGGCCGCCGACCTCGACGCCCGCGCCCGCCGCGCCGCCGCCCAGGGCCGCCGAGGCGACGCGGTCTCCCTGCTCGAGCAGGCCCTGGCCCTCGACGAGGACTTCGCCCTTCCGCGCTACCACCTGGCGCTGTTGCTCGCGGGAAACCCCCGACGCCGCAAGGAAGCCCTGACCATGCTGGAGACGCTGCACCAGGCGAATCCCACCGAGCCCGACTACCTGGCCGCCCTCGCCCTGGCCCTGTTGAGGGCCTCCCAGCCGACCCGGGCCCGGAAGCTGCTGGCCGAGGCGCGCACCCTGGCCCCCGACTCGCCCCTGGTGCAAGCGTTGGCGGGCTCCGCCCCCGCCCGGCGGAAACTCGAGCGCGATCCCTTCCTCGCTCCCCTGTTACGGGGCTTGTCGATCGACTGA
- a CDS encoding alpha/beta fold hydrolase — MSRWRLGCGGALLLLLVVLVGLRPGAAVTLWRQAEFLRAGARSGSLVVDDQELAWIQLGPPGGEPLILVHGLRGESTVLLAMARGLVERGYRVIAIDLPGHGRSPRPAPGFDIGRAAELVARATQELVPGTRRPALVGHSMGGWIVALAALEHPERYSRVVLISAAGFIFEPPSYPLLLPRTTDEARRGLPLLFDDPPWVPGPILWVASRREIRTSLDLLRSAADGRYLLEGLLGAMVPPALVIWGEGDRLIPLETGREMAAELGAPCVVVPHAGHMVVWEDPQAVATAIADFIEDD; from the coding sequence GTGAGCCGGTGGCGCCTGGGGTGCGGGGGCGCCCTGCTGCTTCTGCTGGTGGTGCTTGTGGGCCTGCGGCCCGGCGCGGCGGTCACTCTCTGGCGGCAGGCCGAGTTCCTGCGCGCGGGGGCCCGGTCGGGAAGCCTGGTCGTCGATGACCAGGAACTGGCCTGGATCCAGTTGGGCCCTCCCGGGGGCGAGCCGCTGATCCTGGTTCACGGCCTGCGGGGGGAGAGCACGGTGCTGCTCGCCATGGCGCGGGGGTTGGTCGAACGCGGCTACCGGGTGATCGCGATCGATCTGCCCGGCCACGGCCGCTCGCCCCGTCCCGCCCCGGGTTTCGACATCGGCCGGGCTGCGGAACTGGTGGCGCGGGCCACGCAGGAACTGGTCCCCGGTACCCGGCGGCCGGCTCTCGTCGGCCACTCCATGGGAGGCTGGATCGTGGCCCTCGCCGCCCTCGAACACCCCGAGCGCTACTCGCGGGTGGTGCTGATCAGCGCGGCGGGATTCATCTTCGAGCCGCCTTCCTACCCCCTGCTGCTGCCCCGCACGACGGACGAGGCCCGGCGGGGACTGCCGCTTCTCTTCGACGATCCCCCCTGGGTGCCGGGACCGATTCTCTGGGTCGCCTCCCGGCGTGAGATCCGCACCAGCCTGGACCTGCTGCGCTCCGCCGCGGACGGGCGCTACCTGCTCGAGGGCCTGCTCGGCGCGATGGTTCCCCCGGCCCTGGTGATCTGGGGCGAAGGTGACCGGCTGATCCCCCTCGAGACCGGGCGGGAAATGGCCGCCGAACTCGGCGCCCCTTGCGTCGTCGTTCCCCACGCCGGCCACATGGTGGTCTGGGAAGATCCCCAGGCCGTGGCCACCGCCATCGCGGACTTCATCGAAGACGATTAG